The following are from one region of the Pocillopora verrucosa isolate sample1 chromosome 3, ASM3666991v2, whole genome shotgun sequence genome:
- the LOC131777383 gene encoding bystin isoform X2: protein MHCSRPLDCFQFTHVGAIPTWQPNYVAILEPQTEFEVNFYVFIMGKDKKGKKRSTGLTEDILESKSVRPSGRTKQRKDRQGESEDTFVEEKLSRKILEQARKQQDELEAEFGVASSSNKSLKTAQTRLGPPELQNLDADELESDEDDAASVASEQFYENIEVDEEDEQAFEVFMSKDIPARRTLADVIMEKIRDKKTEIESQMSERSTAPQMDERLVEVFRGVGQILAKYRSGKLPKAFKVIPSLSNWEEVLYITEPERWTAAAMFQATRTFVSNLNVKMAQRFFNLVLLPRVRDDITEYKRLNYHLYMSRTCTLREAIIIGSLISKTSIPVLHSSAAMLKIAEMDYSGANSIFLRHFFDKKYALPYRVIDAVVYHFLRFLSDKRILPVLWHQSLLTFVQRYKEDVSSEQKDALMELCRAQVHDQITPEVRRELSHSKSRDAEIEPMDV, encoded by the exons atgcATTGCAGTAGACCGCTGGATTGTTTTCAGTTCACCCACGTGGGAGCTATACCAACATGGCAGCCCAATTATGTGGCAATTCTTGAACCCCAAACGGAATTCGAAGTTAATTTCTACGTTTTCATTATGGGGAAAgacaagaaaggtaaaaaacgtTCGACCGGCTTGACAGAAGATATCCTTGAATCAAAAAGTGTTAGACCTTCAGGAAGGACGAAACAACGAAAGGATAGACAGGGAGAATCGGAAGACACG TTTGTTGAAGAAAAGCTATCAAGAAAAATTCTAGAACAGGCAAGAAAGCAACAAGATGAATTGGAAGCAGAGTTTGGTGTGGCTTCTAGCTCAAACAAATCATTAAAGACAGCACAAACACGTCTAGGTCCACCTGAGTTACAAAATTTGGATGCAGACGAGTTGGAATCAGATGAAGATGATGCAGCATCAGTTGCTAGTGAACAGTTCTATGAAAACATT GAAgttgatgaagaagatgaacaAGCGTTTGAAGTATTTATGTCAAAAGATATACCAGCTAGGAGAACTCTGGCTGATGTGATCATGGAaaaaattagagacaagaagacAGAAATAGAAAGTCAAATGTCAG AAAGATCCACAGCTCCACAGATGGATGAGCGGCTTGTTGAAGTTTTCAGAGG TGTTGGACAAATCTTGGCTAAATACCGATCTGGGAAGTTGCCAAAGGCTTTTAAAGTTATTCCATCTCTCTCGAATTGGGAGGAG GTGCTGTATATAACAGAACCAGAGAGGTGGACTGCAGCAGCTATGTTTCAAGCAACAAGGACATTTGTGTCAAATCTCAATGTTAAGATGGCTCAGAG ATTCTTCAACTTAGTGTTATTACCAAGAGTGAGAGATGACATTACAGAGTACAAACGACTCAACTACCATTTGTACATG TCACGAACATGTACCTTGCGAGAAGCAATCATCATAGGAAGTTTGATCTCCAAGACTAGTATACCAGTTTTACACTCCAGTGCTGCTATGTTGAAAATTGCTGAAATGGATTATTCAG GTGCAAACAGTATTTTTTTGCGGCACTTTTTTGACAAGAAATACGCGTTACCCTACAGAGTGATTGATGCTGTCGTTTATCACTTTTTACG GTTCCTATCTGATAAGCGTATTCTTCCAGTCCTGTGGCATCAAAGTTTATTGACATTTGTTCAGAG GTATAAAGAGGATGTATCCAGCGAACAGAAAGACGCGTTGATGGAATTATGTAGAGCGCAGGTCCATGATCAG ATTACCCCTGAAGTTCGTCGAGAGTTGAGCCACTCCAAGTCAAGGGATGCAGAAATAGAGCCCATGGATGTTTAA
- the LOC136279507 gene encoding WAP, Kazal, immunoglobulin, Kunitz and NTR domain-containing protein 2-like, whose product MTRNLWSLLALVIIVVGCSGDPCNEKKCTGQGQVCSVDKNNKAVCKCKDSCSGSDNKRVCGSDGITYRNRCQLDMTSCKLSINITVVSVGKCGEIPLKISPQHQSSQTLYAGKPGKIECKIIGNAAQYLWRKVGLRSLPYGRVVPRNFNKLLFRRVQLKDAGRYECRAYSGSMRVVVPITVVVLDPKTKETAVAPNQVCNLEKLIGTGTDPSKFSTRWYFDSMESLMCVSFLYSGTGGNKNNFKTKAECLRKCSQCW is encoded by the exons ATGACTCGAAATTTGTGGTCTTTGCTTGCGTTAGTCATCATTGTGGTGGGTTGCTCAG GTGACCCATGCAATGAAAAGAAATGCACTGGTCAGGGACAAGTTTGTTCTGTtgacaaaaataacaaagctGTTTGTAAATGTAAAGATTCTTGCTCAGGGTCAGACAATAAAAGAGTCTGTGGGTCCGATGGTATCACTTACCGAAATCGCTGTCAACTAGATATGACATCCTGTAAGCTTAGCATAAACATTACAGTGGTTTCTGTTGGTAAATGCGGAG agATCCCTTTGAAAATCAGCCCACAACATCAGTCTTCTCAAACTCTCTATGCTGGGAAGCCTGGCAAAATTGAATGCAAAATCATTGGAAATGCTGCCCAATACTTGTGGCGCAAAGTTGGCCTAAGAAGTCTGCCATACGGTAGAGTTGTACCTCGCAATTTCAATAAACTTCTTTTCCGCCGAGTCCAGTTGAAAGATGCCGGGAGATATGAGTGCCGCGCATATTCAGGATCAATGCGTGTAGTGGTTCCAATAACTGTTGTTGTCTTGG ATCCCAAGACAAAGGAGACTGCTGTGGCGCCAAATCAAGTTTGCAATTTGGAAAAACTTATTGGTACAGGGACTGATCCATCCAAGTTCAGTACTCGATGGTATTTTGACAGCATGGAGTCCTTGATGTGTGTGTCTTTCCTGTACAGTGGAACTGGTggcaataaaaacaattttaagaccAAAGCTGAATGTTTGCGAAAGTGCTCCCAGTGCTGGTAA
- the LOC131777383 gene encoding bystin isoform X1 produces the protein MHCSRPLDCFQFTHVGAIPTWQPNYVAILEPQTEFEVNFYVFIMGKDKKGKKRSTGLTEDILESKSVRPSGRTKQRKDRQGESEDTFVEEKLSRKILEQARKQQDELEAEFGVASSSNKSLKTAQTRLGPPELQNLDADELESDEDDAASVASEQFYENIEVDEEDEQAFEVFMSKDIPARRTLADVIMEKIRDKKTEIESQMSERSTAPQMDERLVEVFRGVGQILAKYRSGKLPKAFKVIPSLSNWEEVLYITEPERWTAAAMFQATRTFVSNLNVKMAQRFFNLVLLPRVRDDITEYKRLNYHLYMALNKALFKPAAFFKGILLPLCESRTCTLREAIIIGSLISKTSIPVLHSSAAMLKIAEMDYSGANSIFLRHFFDKKYALPYRVIDAVVYHFLRFLSDKRILPVLWHQSLLTFVQRYKEDVSSEQKDALMELCRAQVHDQITPEVRRELSHSKSRDAEIEPMDV, from the exons atgcATTGCAGTAGACCGCTGGATTGTTTTCAGTTCACCCACGTGGGAGCTATACCAACATGGCAGCCCAATTATGTGGCAATTCTTGAACCCCAAACGGAATTCGAAGTTAATTTCTACGTTTTCATTATGGGGAAAgacaagaaaggtaaaaaacgtTCGACCGGCTTGACAGAAGATATCCTTGAATCAAAAAGTGTTAGACCTTCAGGAAGGACGAAACAACGAAAGGATAGACAGGGAGAATCGGAAGACACG TTTGTTGAAGAAAAGCTATCAAGAAAAATTCTAGAACAGGCAAGAAAGCAACAAGATGAATTGGAAGCAGAGTTTGGTGTGGCTTCTAGCTCAAACAAATCATTAAAGACAGCACAAACACGTCTAGGTCCACCTGAGTTACAAAATTTGGATGCAGACGAGTTGGAATCAGATGAAGATGATGCAGCATCAGTTGCTAGTGAACAGTTCTATGAAAACATT GAAgttgatgaagaagatgaacaAGCGTTTGAAGTATTTATGTCAAAAGATATACCAGCTAGGAGAACTCTGGCTGATGTGATCATGGAaaaaattagagacaagaagacAGAAATAGAAAGTCAAATGTCAG AAAGATCCACAGCTCCACAGATGGATGAGCGGCTTGTTGAAGTTTTCAGAGG TGTTGGACAAATCTTGGCTAAATACCGATCTGGGAAGTTGCCAAAGGCTTTTAAAGTTATTCCATCTCTCTCGAATTGGGAGGAG GTGCTGTATATAACAGAACCAGAGAGGTGGACTGCAGCAGCTATGTTTCAAGCAACAAGGACATTTGTGTCAAATCTCAATGTTAAGATGGCTCAGAG ATTCTTCAACTTAGTGTTATTACCAAGAGTGAGAGATGACATTACAGAGTACAAACGACTCAACTACCATTTGTACATG GCTTTAAATAAGGCATTATTCAAACCTGCTGCTTTCTTCAAAGGAATTTTATTACCCCTGTGTGAG TCACGAACATGTACCTTGCGAGAAGCAATCATCATAGGAAGTTTGATCTCCAAGACTAGTATACCAGTTTTACACTCCAGTGCTGCTATGTTGAAAATTGCTGAAATGGATTATTCAG GTGCAAACAGTATTTTTTTGCGGCACTTTTTTGACAAGAAATACGCGTTACCCTACAGAGTGATTGATGCTGTCGTTTATCACTTTTTACG GTTCCTATCTGATAAGCGTATTCTTCCAGTCCTGTGGCATCAAAGTTTATTGACATTTGTTCAGAG GTATAAAGAGGATGTATCCAGCGAACAGAAAGACGCGTTGATGGAATTATGTAGAGCGCAGGTCCATGATCAG ATTACCCCTGAAGTTCGTCGAGAGTTGAGCCACTCCAAGTCAAGGGATGCAGAAATAGAGCCCATGGATGTTTAA